In the Salvelinus namaycush isolate Seneca chromosome 35, SaNama_1.0, whole genome shotgun sequence genome, one interval contains:
- the mrtfab gene encoding myocardin related transcription factor Ab isoform X1: MVVAVAPGSASSPQSEAVTNELQELTLQPASNDMPVRDRKNVLQLKLQQRRTREELVSQGIMPPLKSPAAFHEQRRSLERARTEDYLKRKIRSRPERSELVRMHILEETSAEPSLQAKQLQLKRARLADDLNDKISHRPGPIELIHKNILPVDLDCPLQHSLLDSPKGAGESSLDEDSSDAFSPDTLANHDSPLGPVSQLSPSDMLTQNGDMSPSQFLTQVPPPPPPLLLNDHDSLQRQKLTNGTVTPVASRPASGQTKFQSKPSLERLSQRPKKSKDVKPKVKKLKYHQYIPPDQKADREPPPQLDSTYAKILHQQQLFLQLQILNQQQQQHYNYHSILPAPPKPPAEQSTSTNPGPSPSRSVPPTTPAPSNQHGPSRQSQTPVGGAKPLTLPANLDDFKVAELKQELKLRGLTVSGTKMDLIERLRNYQEQNGGGGVTATVTPKPSLPTPQHASTQPAAITISAPPHAGTNTITHQSGEAGGKIPAFSLAQSAAPARIMRFGSTYSSPPVSPTPSERSLAVMSPDETSCNGDLFGEMVSSPLTQLSLHPSPASIKEENQGHLPTCSFSQSRLSPTAPQEPSGAPGAAMEASPLDKDQLLQEKDKQIEELTRMLRQKQRLVETLRSQLEHGKQTGLKEMQGVVVNGYAQEAQTKTTSIKASAILHPVLTNGEMVRVKTEVETQEEMEGVDEAQPKGQPQPTQCSQQTLLKLQQIHRIQVQQQTQQLLQTQQQQQTQQQQSQQLQQQKQQQQTQQMQQQKTSAQLLLQQQQQLQQLIIQQTQQKQLQLQHKQLQAQQRKQQRQAQRQQQNKQLSQTVTTQQVTPVFIGQQNGTQVPAQTFSLDLLKSGTTPTLVTDGNGNHYLIALTNHNAEGQNGVTSLGKTSGSQRITLQRLQSTTSKLPNQSPAEILSSDTQSKQQLQPGPVNQPIKKEQKAGLDLETNGVPEPSQSVSAPPNLHPFFDEVSNSSESQSTASPFLKREVCPTFDRHTLFTPPSPKQTSFSSTQRLKENGLSSQQMDDLFDILLKSGEISGFRANPDPSLALLHSNPPTPPSSPLHLSPPTPPPEPSLPAVPSQQPSPSPCTGSSRLEDFLESTTGTPLLGVEPDGGLTLIDDLHSQMLSTSSILDHPPSPMDMDTSDLGFSPHPAGLDFGDPALDSMDWLDISMGGGGGTSLAPLGPHTLPSVFSVDFLDSSDLTLHWDSCL, from the exons TCCTCCAGCTCAAACTACAGCAGAGACGCACCCGGGAGGAACTGGTCAGCCAAGGGATCATGCCAC CACTGAAGAGTCCGGCAGCCTTCCACGAGCAGCGGAGGAGTCTGGAGAGAGCCAGG aCTGAAGACTatctgaagaggaagatcaggaGTCGTCCTGAGCGCTCAGAGCTGGTTAGGATGCACATACTGGAGG AGACGTCAGCAGAGCCGTCTCTGCAGGCCAAGCAGCTGCAGCTGAAGAGGGCCAGGCTGGCTGATGACCTCAATGATAAGATCTCCCACAGACCTGGTCCTATAGAGCTCATCCACAAGAACATCCTGCCTGTAGACCTGGACTGTCctctgcaacactcactactgg ATTCTCCAAAGGGTGCAGGAGAGTCCTCATTGGACGAGGACAGCAGTGATGCGTTTTCTCCGGACACTCTAGCCAATCACGACTCTCCACTGGGTCCTGTGTCCCAGCTGTCCCCCTCCGACATGCTCACTCAGAACGGGGACATGTCCCCCTCACAG TTTCTTACccaggtccctcctccccctcctccgctGTTGCTGAATGACCATGACTCCTTGCAACGACAGAAGCTGACCAATGGGACAGTGACGCCGGTTGCTTCCCGCCCTGCCAGTGGTCAAACCAAG TTCCAGTCCAAGCCCAGCTTGGAGCGCCTCTCCCAGAGGCCTAAGAAGTCCAAAGACGTGAAGCCCAAGGTGAAGAAGCTGAAGTACCACCAGTACATCCCTCCGGACCAGAAGGCTGACCGGGAGCCTCCCCCTCAGCTGGACTCCACCTACGCCAAGATCCTCCACCAGCAGCAGCTCTTCCTCCAGCTGCAGATCCTcaaccagcagcagcagcaacactaCAACTACCACAGCATCCTCCCAGCACCACCCAA ACCACCTGCAGAGCAGTCAACTTCAACAAACCCCGGCCCCTCCCCTTCACGCAGTGTTCCCCCGACGACCCCGGCCCCTTCCAATCAGCATGGGCCAAGTCGTCAGAGCCAAACCCCTGTGGGAGGGGCCAAACCTTTGACGCTACCAGCCAACCTGGATGACTTCAAA GTTGCTGAGCTGAAACAGGAGCTGAAACTGCGGGGTCTGACCGTGTCTGGCACTAAGATGGACCTGATCGAGAGGCTGAGGAACTACCAGGAGCAGAATGGTGGAGGTGGTGTTACTGCGACTGTAACCCCTAAACCCAGCCTACCAACCCCACAGCATGCCTCAACCCAACCTGCAGCCATCACCATCTCTGCCCCCCCCCATGCCGGGACCAATACCATCACCCACCAATCAGGAGAGGCAGGCGGGAAGATACCCGCTTTCTCACTGGCTCAGAGTGCTGCTCCAGCCCGTATTATGAGGTTTGGGAGTACGTACTCCTCCCCTCCTGTGTCTCCCACCCCATCAGAACGGTCGCTGGCGGTAATGAGCCCCGACGAGACCAGCTGTAATGGAGACTTATTCGGGGAGATGGTGAGCTCTCCCCTGACCCAGCTCAGCCTGCACCCTTCCCCAGCCTCCATCAAAGAGGAGAACCAGGGTCACTTACCCACCTGCAGCTTCTCCCAGTCTCGGCTTTCACCCACCGCGCCTCAGGAGCCCTCAGGAGCCCCTGGGGCAGCCATGGAGGCCTCCCCCTTGGACAAGGACCAGTTGCTCCAGGAGAAGGACAAGCAGATCGAGGAGCTGACACGCATGCTGAGGCAGAAACAGAGGCTGGTGGAGACCCTGCGCTCGCAACTGGAGCACGGGAAACAGACAGGATTGAAAGAGATGCAGGGTGTGGTGGTAAACGGTTATGCCCAGGAGGCCCAAACCAAAACTACCTCTATCAAAGCCTCAGCCATTCTCCATCCCGTTCTCACCAACGGAGAGATGGTGAGGGTCAAGACGGAGGTAGAGACGcaagaagagatggagggagtggaCGAAGCTCAGCCTAAGGGACAGCCTCAGCCGACACAGTGCTCCCAGCAGACTCTGCTCAAACTGCAGCAGATCCACCGGATACAGGTTCAACAACAGACACAACAACTACTTcagacacaacaacaacagcagacacaacaacagcagtcccaacagctCCAGCAACAAAAACAGCAACAACAGACACAGCAGATGCAGCAGCAGAAGACATCAGCTCAGTTGTTACtccagcaacagcagcagctgcAGCAACTGATCATCCAGCAGACCCAGCAGAAACAGCTCCAGCTGCAGCACAAACAGCTGCAGGCCCAGCAGAGGAAGCAGCAGAGACAGGCCCAGAGACAGCAGCAGAACAAACAACTGAGTCAGACCGTCACCACACAACAG GTCACTCCAGTCTTCATCGGCCAACAGAATGGCACCCAGGTCCCCGCCCAGACCTTCTCATTGGACCTCCTCAAGTCGGGCACCACGCCCACCCTTGTCACCGACGGCAACGGTAACCACTACCTGATAGCACTGACCAATCACAATGCAGAGGGCCAGAACGGCGTGACCTCATTGGGCAAAACTAGTGGATCACAACGCATCACACTGCAG CGATTGCAGTCAACTACAAGCAAACTCCCCAACCAATCCCCAGCTGAGATACTCAGCTCCGACACTCAATCAAAACAACAGTTACAACCAGGCCCTGTCAACCAGCCTATCAAAAAG GAACAGAAGGCGGGTCTAGATCTGGAGACCAATGGAGTGCCAGAGCCGAGTCAGTCTGTCTCCGCTCCGCCCAATCTCCATCCTTTCTTTGACGAGGTGTCCAACTCGTCTGAAAGCCAAAGCACCGCTTCCCCCTTCCTCAAG AGAGAAGTGTGTCCCACTTTTGACCGGCACACTTTgttcacccctccctctcctaaaCAGACCTCTTTCTCCTCCACTCAACGCCTCAAA GAGAACGGCCTGAGCAGTCAACAGATGGACGACCTGTTTGACATCCTCTTGAAGAGTGGAG AAATCTCTGGATTCCGAGCAAACCCAGACCCTTCCCTGGCCCTCCTCCACtccaacccccccacccctccctcgtCCCCTCTTCACCTGTCGCCACCCACACCCCCTCCGGAGCCCTCCCTGCCCGCTGTGCCTTCCCAGCAGCCCTCGCCATCACCCTGCACAGGAAGTAGTCGTCTGGAGGATTTCCTAGAGAGCACCACCGGCACGCCCCTCCTGGGAGTGGAGCCTGACGGTGGCCTGACTTTGATTGACGACCTCCACAGCCAAATGCTGAGCACCTCCAGCATCCTGGACCATCCCCCCTCCCCGATGGACATGGACACTAGCGACCTGGGCTTCTCCCCCCACCCGGCAGGGCTTGACTTCGGGGACCCAGCCCTGGACAGCATGGACTGGCTAGACATCTCCATGGGAGGTGGAGGGGGAACGAGTCTTGCCCCTCTGGGCCCCCACACGCTCCCCAGTGTGTTCTCAGTAGACTTTCTGGACAGCTCAGACCTCACTCTGCACTGGGACTCCTGTTTGTAG
- the mrtfab gene encoding myocardin related transcription factor Ab isoform X2, which translates to MVVAVAPGSASSPQSEAVTNELQELTLQPASNDMPVRDRKNVLQLKLQQRRTREELVSQGIMPPLKSPAAFHEQRRSLERARTEDYLKRKIRSRPERSELVRMHILEETSAEPSLQAKQLQLKRARLADDLNDKISHRPGPIELIHKNILPVDLDCPLQHSLLDSPKGAGESSLDEDSSDAFSPDTLANHDSPLGPVSQLSPSDMLTQNGDMSPSQFLTQVPPPPPPLLLNDHDSLQRQKLTNGTVTPVASRPASGQTKFQSKPSLERLSQRPKKSKDVKPKVKKLKYHQYIPPDQKADREPPPQLDSTYAKILHQQQLFLQLQILNQQQQQHYNYHSILPAPPKPPAEQSTSTNPGPSPSRSVPPTTPAPSNQHGPSRQSQTPVGGAKPLTLPANLDDFKVAELKQELKLRGLTVSGTKMDLIERLRNYQEQNGGGGVTATVTPKPSLPTPQHASTQPAAITISAPPHAGTNTITHQSGEAGGKIPAFSLAQSAAPARIMRFGSTYSSPPVSPTPSERSLAVMSPDETSCNGDLFGEMVSSPLTQLSLHPSPASIKEENQGHLPTCSFSQSRLSPTAPQEPSGAPGAAMEASPLDKDQLLQEKDKQIEELTRMLRQKQRLVETLRSQLEHGKQTGLKEMQGVVVNGYAQEAQTKTTSIKASAILHPVLTNGEMVRVKTEVETQEEMEGVDEAQPKGQPQPTQCSQQTLLKLQQIHRIQVQQQTQQLLQTQQQQQTQQQQSQQLQQQKQQQQTQQMQQQKTSAQLLLQQQQQLQQLIIQQTQQKQLQLQHKQLQAQQRKQQRQAQRQQQNKQLSQTVTTQQVTPVFIGQQNGTQVPAQTFSLDLLKSGTTPTLVTDGNGNHYLIALTNHNAEGQNGVTSLGKTSGSQRITLQRLQSTTSKLPNQSPAEILSSDTQSKQQLQPGPVNQPIKKEQKAGLDLETNGVPEPSQSVSAPPNLHPFFDEVSNSSESQSTASPFLKENGLSSQQMDDLFDILLKSGEISGFRANPDPSLALLHSNPPTPPSSPLHLSPPTPPPEPSLPAVPSQQPSPSPCTGSSRLEDFLESTTGTPLLGVEPDGGLTLIDDLHSQMLSTSSILDHPPSPMDMDTSDLGFSPHPAGLDFGDPALDSMDWLDISMGGGGGTSLAPLGPHTLPSVFSVDFLDSSDLTLHWDSCL; encoded by the exons TCCTCCAGCTCAAACTACAGCAGAGACGCACCCGGGAGGAACTGGTCAGCCAAGGGATCATGCCAC CACTGAAGAGTCCGGCAGCCTTCCACGAGCAGCGGAGGAGTCTGGAGAGAGCCAGG aCTGAAGACTatctgaagaggaagatcaggaGTCGTCCTGAGCGCTCAGAGCTGGTTAGGATGCACATACTGGAGG AGACGTCAGCAGAGCCGTCTCTGCAGGCCAAGCAGCTGCAGCTGAAGAGGGCCAGGCTGGCTGATGACCTCAATGATAAGATCTCCCACAGACCTGGTCCTATAGAGCTCATCCACAAGAACATCCTGCCTGTAGACCTGGACTGTCctctgcaacactcactactgg ATTCTCCAAAGGGTGCAGGAGAGTCCTCATTGGACGAGGACAGCAGTGATGCGTTTTCTCCGGACACTCTAGCCAATCACGACTCTCCACTGGGTCCTGTGTCCCAGCTGTCCCCCTCCGACATGCTCACTCAGAACGGGGACATGTCCCCCTCACAG TTTCTTACccaggtccctcctccccctcctccgctGTTGCTGAATGACCATGACTCCTTGCAACGACAGAAGCTGACCAATGGGACAGTGACGCCGGTTGCTTCCCGCCCTGCCAGTGGTCAAACCAAG TTCCAGTCCAAGCCCAGCTTGGAGCGCCTCTCCCAGAGGCCTAAGAAGTCCAAAGACGTGAAGCCCAAGGTGAAGAAGCTGAAGTACCACCAGTACATCCCTCCGGACCAGAAGGCTGACCGGGAGCCTCCCCCTCAGCTGGACTCCACCTACGCCAAGATCCTCCACCAGCAGCAGCTCTTCCTCCAGCTGCAGATCCTcaaccagcagcagcagcaacactaCAACTACCACAGCATCCTCCCAGCACCACCCAA ACCACCTGCAGAGCAGTCAACTTCAACAAACCCCGGCCCCTCCCCTTCACGCAGTGTTCCCCCGACGACCCCGGCCCCTTCCAATCAGCATGGGCCAAGTCGTCAGAGCCAAACCCCTGTGGGAGGGGCCAAACCTTTGACGCTACCAGCCAACCTGGATGACTTCAAA GTTGCTGAGCTGAAACAGGAGCTGAAACTGCGGGGTCTGACCGTGTCTGGCACTAAGATGGACCTGATCGAGAGGCTGAGGAACTACCAGGAGCAGAATGGTGGAGGTGGTGTTACTGCGACTGTAACCCCTAAACCCAGCCTACCAACCCCACAGCATGCCTCAACCCAACCTGCAGCCATCACCATCTCTGCCCCCCCCCATGCCGGGACCAATACCATCACCCACCAATCAGGAGAGGCAGGCGGGAAGATACCCGCTTTCTCACTGGCTCAGAGTGCTGCTCCAGCCCGTATTATGAGGTTTGGGAGTACGTACTCCTCCCCTCCTGTGTCTCCCACCCCATCAGAACGGTCGCTGGCGGTAATGAGCCCCGACGAGACCAGCTGTAATGGAGACTTATTCGGGGAGATGGTGAGCTCTCCCCTGACCCAGCTCAGCCTGCACCCTTCCCCAGCCTCCATCAAAGAGGAGAACCAGGGTCACTTACCCACCTGCAGCTTCTCCCAGTCTCGGCTTTCACCCACCGCGCCTCAGGAGCCCTCAGGAGCCCCTGGGGCAGCCATGGAGGCCTCCCCCTTGGACAAGGACCAGTTGCTCCAGGAGAAGGACAAGCAGATCGAGGAGCTGACACGCATGCTGAGGCAGAAACAGAGGCTGGTGGAGACCCTGCGCTCGCAACTGGAGCACGGGAAACAGACAGGATTGAAAGAGATGCAGGGTGTGGTGGTAAACGGTTATGCCCAGGAGGCCCAAACCAAAACTACCTCTATCAAAGCCTCAGCCATTCTCCATCCCGTTCTCACCAACGGAGAGATGGTGAGGGTCAAGACGGAGGTAGAGACGcaagaagagatggagggagtggaCGAAGCTCAGCCTAAGGGACAGCCTCAGCCGACACAGTGCTCCCAGCAGACTCTGCTCAAACTGCAGCAGATCCACCGGATACAGGTTCAACAACAGACACAACAACTACTTcagacacaacaacaacagcagacacaacaacagcagtcccaacagctCCAGCAACAAAAACAGCAACAACAGACACAGCAGATGCAGCAGCAGAAGACATCAGCTCAGTTGTTACtccagcaacagcagcagctgcAGCAACTGATCATCCAGCAGACCCAGCAGAAACAGCTCCAGCTGCAGCACAAACAGCTGCAGGCCCAGCAGAGGAAGCAGCAGAGACAGGCCCAGAGACAGCAGCAGAACAAACAACTGAGTCAGACCGTCACCACACAACAG GTCACTCCAGTCTTCATCGGCCAACAGAATGGCACCCAGGTCCCCGCCCAGACCTTCTCATTGGACCTCCTCAAGTCGGGCACCACGCCCACCCTTGTCACCGACGGCAACGGTAACCACTACCTGATAGCACTGACCAATCACAATGCAGAGGGCCAGAACGGCGTGACCTCATTGGGCAAAACTAGTGGATCACAACGCATCACACTGCAG CGATTGCAGTCAACTACAAGCAAACTCCCCAACCAATCCCCAGCTGAGATACTCAGCTCCGACACTCAATCAAAACAACAGTTACAACCAGGCCCTGTCAACCAGCCTATCAAAAAG GAACAGAAGGCGGGTCTAGATCTGGAGACCAATGGAGTGCCAGAGCCGAGTCAGTCTGTCTCCGCTCCGCCCAATCTCCATCCTTTCTTTGACGAGGTGTCCAACTCGTCTGAAAGCCAAAGCACCGCTTCCCCCTTCCTCAAG GAGAACGGCCTGAGCAGTCAACAGATGGACGACCTGTTTGACATCCTCTTGAAGAGTGGAG AAATCTCTGGATTCCGAGCAAACCCAGACCCTTCCCTGGCCCTCCTCCACtccaacccccccacccctccctcgtCCCCTCTTCACCTGTCGCCACCCACACCCCCTCCGGAGCCCTCCCTGCCCGCTGTGCCTTCCCAGCAGCCCTCGCCATCACCCTGCACAGGAAGTAGTCGTCTGGAGGATTTCCTAGAGAGCACCACCGGCACGCCCCTCCTGGGAGTGGAGCCTGACGGTGGCCTGACTTTGATTGACGACCTCCACAGCCAAATGCTGAGCACCTCCAGCATCCTGGACCATCCCCCCTCCCCGATGGACATGGACACTAGCGACCTGGGCTTCTCCCCCCACCCGGCAGGGCTTGACTTCGGGGACCCAGCCCTGGACAGCATGGACTGGCTAGACATCTCCATGGGAGGTGGAGGGGGAACGAGTCTTGCCCCTCTGGGCCCCCACACGCTCCCCAGTGTGTTCTCAGTAGACTTTCTGGACAGCTCAGACCTCACTCTGCACTGGGACTCCTGTTTGTAG